From one Nocardioides sp. Kera G14 genomic stretch:
- a CDS encoding permease: MNVIDAVLDALGMAGSMAWQITWSLILGFVLSAIVQAVVRREAIARALGDDRPSTLVKATGLGIASSSCSYAAVALARSLFRKGASFTAAIVFELASTNLVIELGIIMALLLGWQFTLAEFVGGPIIIVLVAIFFRLFVHGPLVDAAREQAEKGLAGSMEGHAAMDMSVDGEGSWWQRLRTGAGFTSVSHIYVMEWAAVVRDIVIGLLIAGAVAAWVPDSFWRHLFAADHPVLSAVVGPIVGPIIAILSFVCSIGNVPLAAVLYSGGISFGGVVSFMFADLIIIPILVIYRKYYGTRMTLVLLGGFYATMVIGGYVVELLFHVLRLVPAHASTHVVEQGISWNYTTFLNIIALLLTAALLVRFFATGGRQMLAMMGGCPDDVSGHEHGGEHGQQHGDPDGHVRSQHEHSQHDHG; encoded by the coding sequence ATGAATGTGATCGACGCTGTTCTCGATGCTCTCGGCATGGCCGGGTCCATGGCGTGGCAGATCACGTGGTCGCTCATCCTCGGCTTCGTCCTGTCGGCGATCGTGCAGGCCGTCGTACGACGTGAGGCCATCGCCCGCGCCCTCGGGGACGACCGCCCCTCCACCCTGGTGAAGGCGACCGGGCTCGGGATCGCCAGCTCCTCGTGCTCCTACGCCGCGGTGGCGCTGGCGCGCTCCCTCTTCCGCAAGGGCGCGAGCTTCACCGCGGCGATCGTCTTCGAGCTCGCCTCGACCAACCTCGTCATCGAGCTCGGCATCATCATGGCGCTGCTGCTGGGCTGGCAGTTCACGCTGGCCGAGTTCGTCGGTGGTCCGATCATCATCGTCTTGGTGGCCATCTTCTTCCGGCTCTTCGTCCACGGGCCTCTGGTGGACGCGGCACGAGAGCAGGCTGAGAAGGGACTGGCCGGCTCGATGGAGGGCCACGCCGCCATGGACATGAGCGTCGACGGCGAGGGGTCGTGGTGGCAGCGGCTTCGCACGGGCGCCGGCTTCACATCGGTCTCCCACATCTACGTGATGGAATGGGCCGCGGTCGTGCGAGACATCGTCATCGGGCTGCTGATCGCGGGCGCGGTGGCGGCCTGGGTGCCGGACTCGTTCTGGCGCCACCTCTTCGCCGCCGACCACCCGGTGCTCTCCGCGGTCGTGGGGCCGATCGTCGGGCCGATCATCGCGATCCTCAGCTTCGTCTGCTCGATCGGCAACGTCCCGCTGGCCGCGGTGCTCTACAGCGGCGGGATCAGCTTCGGCGGCGTCGTGTCCTTCATGTTCGCCGACCTCATCATCATCCCGATCCTCGTGATCTACCGGAAGTACTACGGCACCCGCATGACGCTGGTCCTGCTCGGCGGCTTCTACGCGACCATGGTCATCGGCGGGTACGTCGTCGAGCTCCTCTTCCACGTCCTTCGGTTGGTGCCCGCACACGCGTCGACCCATGTGGTGGAGCAGGGCATCTCCTGGAACTACACGACCTTCCTCAACATCATCGCCCTGCTGCTGACCGCCGCCCTGCTCGTGCGGTTCTTCGCCACCGGTGGTCGGCAGATGCTCGCCATGATGGGCGGCTGCCCCGACGACGTGAGCGGTCACGAGCACGGCGGCGAGCACGGCCAGCAACACGGTGACCCCGATGGACACGTCCGCAGCCAGCACGAGCACAGCCAGCACGACCACGGTTAG
- a CDS encoding ArsR/SmtB family transcription factor, whose translation MTRRSVRGVIRIRSTPERVARARERLPNAEEGDRLASVLTLMADPTRARLLYALDVADELCVGDLALALGISEDAASYGLRLLRTAGLVAPRRQGRMVFYRLADGFPEPLREHCLRQLIEMSRRTIEEDEEGR comes from the coding sequence GTGACCCGAAGGAGCGTTCGGGGCGTCATTCGCATCCGGTCGACCCCCGAACGCGTTGCCCGCGCCCGTGAGCGGCTGCCCAACGCAGAGGAGGGAGACCGGCTCGCCAGCGTCCTGACGCTGATGGCCGATCCGACTCGGGCCCGGTTGCTCTATGCCCTCGACGTCGCAGACGAGTTGTGCGTCGGTGACCTGGCCCTTGCACTCGGCATCAGCGAGGACGCCGCCTCCTACGGGCTCCGCCTTCTGCGCACTGCTGGCCTGGTGGCCCCGCGCAGGCAGGGCCGGATGGTGTTCTACCGACTCGCCGACGGCTTTCCAGAGCCGCTGCGCGAGCACTGCCTGCGTCAGCTGATCGAGATGTCACGCCGCACGATCGAGGAAGACGAGGAAGGGCGCTAG
- a CDS encoding DUF305 domain-containing protein codes for MESQDTSHEHGMSHEDGPMQHSGHQRGMYLRFGAMLLTAMVVMYAAMFAGTYQWSHVRLSESRIFMALTMGGAMGIVMLAWMWKMYSNTKVNVAVVIASLLLLAAGVALDRSQVLVGDTGYMKSMIPHHSLAITRSERAHLDDVRVCELAQEISKSQREEILEMDWLIDDIKRNGAAESAADAEARPVPDFSRAAERTCPSR; via the coding sequence ATGGAGTCGCAGGACACGAGTCACGAGCACGGCATGAGTCACGAGGACGGGCCGATGCAGCACAGCGGCCACCAGCGGGGCATGTACCTCCGGTTCGGTGCCATGCTCCTGACCGCGATGGTGGTCATGTATGCCGCGATGTTCGCCGGCACCTACCAGTGGAGTCACGTCCGGCTCAGCGAGAGCCGCATCTTCATGGCGCTCACCATGGGTGGCGCTATGGGGATAGTGATGCTGGCCTGGATGTGGAAGATGTACTCGAACACCAAGGTCAACGTCGCCGTCGTCATCGCCAGCCTGCTGCTTCTCGCGGCTGGCGTGGCGCTGGACCGCAGCCAAGTGCTCGTCGGAGACACCGGCTACATGAAGTCGATGATCCCCCACCACTCGCTCGCCATCACCCGCTCCGAGCGCGCGCACCTCGATGACGTGCGTGTGTGTGAGCTGGCGCAGGAGATCAGCAAGTCGCAGCGTGAGGAGATCCTCGAGATGGACTGGTTGATCGATGACATCAAGCGCAACGGAGCCGCTGAATCCGCGGCGGATGCCGAGGCTCGACCGGTCCCGGACTTCAGCCGGGCCGCGGAGCGCACCTGCCCGTCGCGTTGA
- a CDS encoding four-helix bundle copper-binding protein has product MTHTKMLEAYPKDLGGVDREKLAECIEACFECSQTCTACADACLSEDMVAELTKCIRTNLDCADICATTGNALSRHTGYDANLTRAFLEACAAACKACGDECGSHADMHEHCKICAEACRRCEQACRDLLATLG; this is encoded by the coding sequence ATGACTCACACCAAGATGCTCGAGGCCTACCCGAAGGACCTCGGCGGAGTCGATCGCGAGAAGCTGGCGGAGTGCATCGAGGCCTGCTTCGAGTGTTCGCAGACCTGTACGGCCTGCGCGGACGCCTGTCTTTCGGAGGACATGGTCGCCGAGCTGACGAAGTGCATTCGCACGAACCTCGATTGCGCGGACATCTGTGCGACGACGGGCAACGCGCTGTCCCGGCACACCGGTTACGACGCCAACCTCACTCGCGCGTTCCTCGAAGCCTGCGCCGCCGCCTGCAAGGCCTGCGGTGACGAGTGCGGCAGCCACGCTGACATGCACGAGCACTGCAAGATCTGCGCCGAGGCGTGCCGCCGCTGCGAGCAGGCCTGCCGCGACCTGCTCGCCACGCTGGGCTGA
- a CDS encoding DUF305 domain-containing protein, whose translation MKHPLTSLVGVLALGLTLTLTGCGSDNSDSGMAMDGTSAPAADTGHNEADVSFATEMIQHHKQALDMVEMTSGRQLDPAVRTLADDIKAAQAPEIQTMNGWLSSWGTSTPSASASHDMGDMGDMESMPGMMTDDEMSSLEKAPDADFQKMWLQMMVKHHQGAVQMAQTEQNGGEYQPAVDLAGKIIADQNKEIATMTQLIASS comes from the coding sequence ATGAAGCACCCCCTCACGTCACTCGTCGGCGTACTCGCACTAGGCCTCACCCTGACCCTCACCGGTTGCGGGAGCGACAACTCCGACTCCGGCATGGCGATGGACGGAACCAGCGCTCCGGCCGCCGACACCGGCCACAACGAGGCCGATGTCAGCTTCGCCACAGAGATGATCCAGCACCACAAGCAGGCGCTCGACATGGTCGAGATGACGTCTGGCCGTCAACTCGATCCGGCGGTCCGGACGCTCGCCGATGACATCAAGGCAGCGCAGGCTCCGGAGATCCAGACCATGAACGGCTGGCTGAGCTCGTGGGGCACCTCCACTCCTAGTGCCTCGGCCAGTCACGACATGGGCGACATGGGCGACATGGAGTCGATGCCCGGCATGATGACCGACGACGAGATGAGTTCGTTGGAGAAGGCGCCCGACGCCGACTTCCAGAAGATGTGGCTCCAGATGATGGTCAAGCACCACCAAGGCGCAGTGCAGATGGCCCAGACCGAGCAGAACGGCGGCGAGTACCAGCCCGCCGTCGACCTGGCCGGCAAGATCATCGCCGACCAGAACAAGGAGATCGCAACCATGACGCAGCTCATCGCGTCCAGCTGA
- a CDS encoding carboxymuconolactone decarboxylase family protein: MTHHSAHGKTVLTELSSLSRELRRAIPDVHKGFGALSQAAFADGTLEKKTKELIALAIGVVEGCDGCVASHAQSAVRAGATRQEAAEAIGVTFLMHGGPATVHGARAYDTFCEFADALDAGETPA; the protein is encoded by the coding sequence ATGACCCACCACTCCGCCCACGGCAAAACGGTCCTGACGGAGCTGTCGTCGCTCAGCCGCGAGCTCCGCCGCGCCATCCCCGACGTCCACAAGGGCTTCGGCGCCCTCTCGCAGGCCGCCTTCGCCGATGGCACCTTGGAGAAGAAGACCAAGGAGCTCATCGCGCTCGCGATCGGCGTGGTCGAGGGCTGCGACGGCTGCGTCGCGTCCCACGCCCAGTCGGCAGTCCGCGCCGGCGCCACACGCCAGGAGGCGGCTGAGGCCATCGGCGTCACCTTCCTCATGCACGGCGGCCCGGCCACCGTGCACGGTGCTCGCGCCTACGACACCTTCTGCGAGTTCGCTGACGCCCTTGATGCCGGCGAAACCCCCGCCTGA
- a CDS encoding MMPL family transporter: MTTTHARTSHPGLLGRIGLAVLRHRRATAVIWLLVVIGFGAFAPRVETSLSGAGWQASGSESVQARDLGQQHFGGNASSALQVVVHSDSSPLTTAAGQQVLTQVEQILRSDHRIASVIAPRPGATLSADGRTAIVIGGAGSSTNDMVRVAKALKAPLTSLSGNGIEVTPTGASQLWSDFNAANLEAMLESEMLSWPVTLAILVLAFGALVAAGLPLLLTMAGLVASAGSLVLINEVVPVSIWAMNFAMMFALALGIDYALFLVVRFRAARAVPGVTREHAIAETMDTAGKAVLLSGATVLVSLSAVEIVPSPAFRSMAGGIMLAVVFVLAATLTLLPLVLGKLDTRINKLALPWARVSAHRSPRFEKWGMQLWRRPIAYGGVALIVLLALAAPVLGLRTAMPSIKVLPSDAPARIGYDRVQAEFGLGAPGVLQIVAPASEASAAAKTIATDPGIALAMPAATAVDGAAYSIIQAVPKVDPSDAALGQTVDRLRADLPEGVLVGGAAVENLDLKTQLDRSTPWVIGIVLGLGFLLLLVALQAPLIALLGTVVSLLSTAAAFGVARLVFQDGHLSGLFSFEPQGFLDAWAPVFFFAMIFAIAMDYTVFLLASAKEHWEKTDDPKEAMVGAVAHSGRVIFAAGAVMVAVFFTFSLSGPLPPKEMGIILGIAVLLDAFLVRLVLLPVLLRLTGRAAWASPGWLRRILPTIRFSH, translated from the coding sequence ATGACCACCACTCACGCCCGCACCTCGCATCCCGGCCTGCTCGGCCGCATCGGCCTCGCTGTGCTCCGCCACCGCAGGGCCACTGCTGTTATCTGGCTGCTCGTCGTGATCGGCTTCGGTGCCTTCGCGCCACGGGTCGAGACGTCCCTCTCCGGCGCGGGCTGGCAGGCCAGCGGCTCCGAATCGGTCCAGGCCCGTGATCTCGGGCAGCAGCACTTCGGTGGCAACGCAAGCTCCGCCCTGCAGGTGGTGGTCCACAGTGACAGCTCCCCGCTCACGACGGCTGCCGGCCAGCAGGTGCTCACTCAGGTCGAGCAGATCCTGAGGAGTGACCATCGGATCGCCTCGGTCATCGCGCCGCGGCCCGGCGCCACGCTCAGCGCGGACGGACGCACGGCGATCGTCATCGGCGGCGCCGGCTCCAGCACCAACGACATGGTGCGGGTCGCCAAGGCCCTGAAGGCGCCGCTGACCAGTCTCTCCGGCAACGGGATCGAGGTCACCCCCACAGGGGCCTCCCAGCTGTGGTCGGACTTCAACGCCGCCAATCTCGAGGCGATGCTGGAGTCGGAGATGCTGTCTTGGCCGGTGACGTTGGCGATCCTTGTCCTCGCGTTCGGTGCGCTGGTCGCTGCCGGCCTGCCTCTCCTGCTGACGATGGCCGGGCTCGTGGCCTCGGCCGGCTCGCTCGTGTTGATCAACGAGGTGGTGCCGGTCTCGATTTGGGCGATGAACTTCGCGATGATGTTCGCCCTCGCGCTCGGCATCGATTACGCCCTGTTCCTTGTGGTCCGGTTCCGCGCCGCTCGCGCTGTGCCGGGCGTTACCAGAGAGCACGCGATCGCGGAGACGATGGACACCGCCGGCAAGGCCGTCTTGCTCTCGGGCGCCACTGTGCTGGTGTCCCTCTCCGCGGTCGAGATCGTGCCTTCCCCGGCGTTCCGCTCGATGGCCGGCGGCATCATGCTCGCGGTCGTCTTCGTGCTGGCAGCCACCCTCACGTTGCTGCCCCTAGTGCTGGGGAAGCTCGATACCCGGATCAACAAGCTGGCTCTGCCCTGGGCCCGCGTCAGTGCGCACCGCTCTCCGCGCTTCGAGAAGTGGGGCATGCAGCTGTGGCGCCGACCGATCGCGTACGGCGGCGTGGCACTGATCGTGCTGCTCGCCCTCGCCGCACCCGTTCTTGGTCTGCGCACCGCGATGCCCTCGATCAAGGTGCTTCCCTCCGATGCTCCGGCGCGGATCGGCTACGACCGGGTCCAGGCCGAGTTCGGTCTGGGCGCACCCGGGGTACTCCAAATCGTCGCCCCGGCCTCCGAGGCGAGCGCGGCTGCCAAGACAATCGCGACTGATCCCGGCATTGCTCTCGCGATGCCGGCCGCGACGGCCGTCGATGGTGCGGCGTACTCGATCATCCAGGCCGTGCCGAAGGTCGACCCTTCCGACGCGGCCTTGGGGCAGACCGTGGACCGGTTGCGCGCCGATCTCCCCGAGGGCGTTCTCGTCGGGGGCGCCGCGGTGGAGAACCTCGACCTCAAGACCCAACTCGACCGCTCCACCCCGTGGGTGATCGGAATCGTCCTCGGTCTGGGCTTCCTTCTGCTCCTGGTCGCACTGCAGGCGCCGCTGATTGCACTGCTCGGCACCGTGGTCAGCCTGCTGTCGACCGCAGCTGCGTTCGGCGTCGCGCGCCTGGTTTTCCAGGACGGCCACCTCTCCGGACTCTTCAGCTTCGAGCCGCAGGGCTTCCTCGACGCCTGGGCCCCGGTGTTCTTCTTCGCGATGATCTTCGCCATCGCGATGGACTACACCGTCTTCCTGCTGGCCTCGGCCAAGGAACACTGGGAGAAGACCGACGACCCCAAGGAGGCCATGGTCGGTGCCGTCGCCCACTCCGGGCGGGTCATCTTCGCCGCCGGGGCCGTGATGGTGGCGGTCTTCTTCACCTTCTCGCTCTCCGGGCCGCTGCCACCTAAGGAGATGGGCATCATCCTGGGCATCGCCGTCCTGCTCGACGCCTTCCTCGTCCGGCTGGTGCTCCTTCCGGTCCTGCTGCGGTTGACCGGCCGCGCCGCCTGGGCCAGCCCTGGCTGGCTACGACGGATCCTGCCCACCATCCGGTTCTCCCACTGA
- a CDS encoding DUF302 domain-containing protein, translating to MNHFTLSASVVTPYDQTVERVRELLADAGFGVLTEIDLAATLRAKLGVEIEPRIILGACRPALAHQALELDSRVATLLPCNVVVAAAVGGATVEVFDPAVMTQFSPALAGVAADARARLSGMMSALTGDVEDPHATRA from the coding sequence ATGAACCACTTCACCTTGAGTGCCAGCGTCGTGACGCCGTACGACCAGACGGTCGAGCGCGTGCGTGAACTGCTGGCCGACGCGGGATTCGGCGTACTGACCGAGATCGATCTTGCGGCAACGCTCCGCGCCAAGCTCGGCGTCGAGATCGAGCCGCGGATCATCCTGGGGGCCTGTCGGCCGGCACTCGCCCACCAAGCTCTGGAGCTCGACAGCCGGGTAGCCACGCTTCTGCCCTGCAACGTCGTGGTGGCCGCAGCCGTCGGGGGAGCAACGGTCGAGGTCTTCGACCCAGCCGTGATGACGCAGTTCAGTCCGGCTCTGGCCGGAGTGGCCGCCGACGCGAGGGCGCGGCTGTCGGGAATGATGAGTGCTCTCACCGGAGATGTGGAGGACCCCCATGCGACTCGAGCCTGA
- a CDS encoding metal-sensitive transcriptional regulator produces the protein MRLEPDETKAIITRLKRANGHLAAVIRMLEEGSECEDALTQLAAVNKAISRGGYALVATGLEKCLADGGRESVDTKKMEKLFLALA, from the coding sequence ATGCGACTCGAGCCTGACGAGACCAAGGCGATCATCACCCGCCTCAAGCGGGCCAACGGCCACCTCGCTGCGGTGATCCGCATGCTCGAAGAGGGATCGGAGTGCGAGGACGCACTGACGCAGCTCGCTGCGGTGAACAAGGCGATCAGCCGGGGTGGCTACGCACTGGTGGCGACGGGGCTCGAGAAATGCCTAGCGGACGGCGGGCGTGAAAGCGTCGACACCAAGAAGATGGAGAAGCTCTTCCTCGCCCTTGCGTGA
- a CDS encoding hemerythrin domain-containing protein, whose protein sequence is MDITELILFQHQEQRRQFALLDEIPPADTETLGALWSRLKAFLEVHAEAEELYFYPEVLRLGQGAPGTDQDGPEAETEDAIKDHNEIRDGIRKADDNPVGSDGWWEGVREAREANDDHMGEEEREDLADFRLHADLKTRHEIALKFVAYEAKHWGGVKPVDKDPEEYVEQHG, encoded by the coding sequence GTGGACATCACCGAACTGATCCTCTTCCAGCACCAGGAGCAGCGCCGCCAGTTCGCGCTGCTCGATGAGATCCCGCCCGCGGACACCGAGACGCTTGGTGCGCTGTGGAGCCGGCTGAAGGCGTTCCTCGAGGTGCACGCCGAGGCTGAGGAGCTCTACTTCTATCCCGAGGTGCTGCGCCTCGGGCAGGGCGCCCCGGGCACCGACCAGGATGGTCCCGAGGCGGAGACCGAGGATGCGATCAAGGATCACAACGAGATCCGCGACGGCATCCGCAAGGCCGACGACAACCCGGTGGGCAGTGACGGCTGGTGGGAGGGCGTCCGTGAGGCACGTGAGGCCAATGACGACCACATGGGCGAGGAGGAGCGCGAGGACCTCGCCGACTTCCGGCTGCATGCCGACCTGAAGACCCGCCACGAGATCGCGTTGAAGTTCGTGGCCTATGAGGCCAAGCACTGGGGTGGAGTCAAGCCGGTGGACAAGGACCCCGAGGAGTACGTGGAGCAGCACGGCTGA
- a CDS encoding molybdopterin-dependent oxidoreductase has product MTTYLGTPGVGEPTWQKSACILCECNCGLEIQVADGRLAKIRGDKDHVSSQGYTCEKPLRLDRYQSSRDRLSSPLRRRGDGTYEEIDWDTVISEIAARLTAVRETYGGERILFYAGGGQGNHLPAAYGQSLRAALGTKYYSNALAQEKTGEAWVDGQLYGTHTKGDFEHAEVVMFLGKNPWQTHSFPRARPVLREMARDPERAMIVVDPRRSETAELADFHLQVRPGTDAWLLAAMLGVLVEEDLLDHAFIAEHTDGADEVLAALRDIPVSAYAERCGVPEDLIRAATRRFATAKSAATYEDLGTQQGPNSTLTSYLNKLLWILTGNFGKPGTMALHSWFVSLAGAPPADPRRQPRPSSTGVKKLTKKALARGVASGASALSRTTSLACASPLPGGATNAVARQLLARLAPVLSDMLTAEAYPRAERTTPVTGARVIAGMIPANSIAEEILTDHPERLRAMWIDSSNPAHSLPDSERFKEAMRACDLTVVVDVAFTETARTADYVLPASSQFEKWECTFFNMEFPHNSFQLRGPVVDPLPGTLPEAEIYARVMRELDAVDEALLARLRTALEAGTDAFALAFFSAATADPALLRMVGYVLYETLGLTLPDGARAAAILWGASHLCSLQYPDAVARAGFTGPALDAGQQLFEAILRERSGVTFTVDEWENAWDYVRRSDNRFTIAIPELLPELRALAETPSSWTTEEFPFVLMAGERRAFTANDIIRDPSWRRRDAGGALRISPLDAQRLGLASESLVRVTTETGSAEVGVEITDIMQPGHVSLPNGLGTDYPDENGERVRTGVALNELSGARRRDKFAGTPWHKYVPARVEAVMGPRRIQ; this is encoded by the coding sequence ATGACCACCTACCTCGGGACGCCCGGCGTGGGCGAGCCGACCTGGCAGAAGAGCGCCTGCATCCTGTGCGAGTGCAACTGCGGCCTCGAGATCCAGGTGGCCGACGGCCGGCTGGCGAAGATTCGCGGCGACAAGGACCACGTCTCCTCGCAGGGCTACACCTGCGAGAAGCCGCTGCGCCTCGACCGCTACCAGAGCAGTCGGGACCGGCTGAGCTCCCCGCTGCGTCGCCGTGGGGACGGCACGTACGAGGAGATCGACTGGGACACGGTCATCTCCGAGATCGCCGCGCGGTTGACCGCGGTCAGGGAGACGTACGGCGGCGAGCGCATCCTCTTCTACGCCGGAGGCGGCCAGGGCAACCACCTGCCGGCGGCCTACGGGCAGTCGCTGCGCGCGGCGCTGGGCACCAAGTACTACTCCAATGCGCTCGCGCAGGAGAAGACCGGCGAGGCGTGGGTCGACGGCCAGCTCTACGGCACCCACACCAAGGGCGACTTCGAGCACGCCGAGGTCGTCATGTTCCTCGGCAAGAACCCGTGGCAGACGCACTCCTTCCCCCGGGCACGGCCGGTGCTGCGCGAGATGGCGCGTGATCCCGAGCGGGCCATGATCGTGGTCGATCCGCGCCGGAGCGAGACCGCCGAGCTCGCCGACTTCCACCTCCAGGTCCGGCCCGGCACCGACGCGTGGCTTCTCGCCGCGATGCTCGGCGTCCTCGTCGAGGAGGACCTGCTCGACCACGCGTTCATTGCCGAGCACACCGACGGAGCCGACGAGGTGCTCGCTGCGCTGCGGGACATCCCGGTGTCGGCGTACGCGGAGAGGTGCGGGGTGCCCGAGGACCTGATCCGTGCCGCCACCCGGCGCTTCGCCACCGCGAAGAGTGCCGCGACCTACGAGGACCTCGGCACCCAGCAGGGGCCGAACAGCACGCTGACGTCGTACCTCAACAAGCTGCTCTGGATCCTGACCGGAAACTTCGGCAAGCCCGGCACCATGGCGCTGCACTCGTGGTTCGTCTCGCTCGCGGGCGCCCCACCGGCCGATCCGCGACGTCAGCCTCGGCCGAGCTCGACTGGGGTGAAGAAGCTGACGAAGAAGGCGCTCGCCCGTGGCGTCGCCTCCGGCGCCAGTGCCCTCTCACGTACGACGTCGTTGGCCTGTGCCTCCCCGCTTCCCGGCGGCGCCACCAATGCCGTGGCGCGCCAGTTGCTCGCTCGGCTCGCACCGGTGCTCAGCGACATGCTCACCGCGGAGGCCTATCCGCGGGCCGAGCGCACCACGCCGGTCACCGGCGCCCGCGTCATCGCCGGCATGATCCCGGCCAACTCGATCGCCGAGGAGATCCTCACCGACCACCCCGAGCGGCTGCGGGCGATGTGGATCGACAGCTCGAACCCGGCCCACTCGCTGCCGGACTCCGAGCGCTTCAAGGAGGCGATGCGCGCCTGCGACCTCACGGTCGTCGTCGACGTCGCCTTCACCGAGACTGCACGCACGGCGGACTATGTGCTGCCGGCGTCGAGCCAGTTCGAGAAGTGGGAGTGCACCTTCTTCAACATGGAGTTCCCGCACAACTCGTTCCAACTGCGGGGCCCCGTGGTCGATCCCCTGCCCGGAACCCTGCCGGAAGCCGAGATCTACGCCCGTGTGATGCGGGAGCTGGACGCCGTGGACGAGGCGCTGTTGGCCCGGCTGCGAACCGCGCTCGAGGCCGGCACCGACGCCTTCGCGCTGGCTTTCTTCTCCGCCGCCACCGCCGACCCAGCGCTGCTGCGGATGGTCGGTTACGTGCTCTACGAGACGCTCGGCCTCACCCTGCCCGATGGGGCCCGCGCCGCCGCGATCCTGTGGGGCGCCTCCCATCTGTGCAGCCTGCAGTATCCCGACGCCGTCGCCCGTGCCGGCTTCACGGGCCCGGCACTCGACGCCGGACAGCAGCTCTTCGAGGCGATCCTGCGTGAGCGCTCGGGCGTGACGTTCACCGTCGACGAATGGGAGAACGCGTGGGACTACGTCAGACGCAGCGACAACCGCTTCACCATCGCGATCCCCGAGCTCCTGCCGGAGTTGCGCGCCCTCGCCGAGACGCCCTCGTCGTGGACCACCGAGGAGTTCCCCTTCGTGCTGATGGCCGGCGAGCGCCGGGCGTTCACGGCCAACGACATCATCCGCGATCCGTCGTGGCGTCGTCGCGACGCGGGCGGTGCGCTGCGGATCAGCCCTCTGGACGCGCAGCGCCTCGGCCTTGCGTCCGAGTCCCTGGTCCGCGTGACGACCGAGACCGGCTCCGCCGAGGTCGGCGTGGAGATCACCGACATCATGCAGCCGGGCCACGTCTCGCTCCCGAACGGCCTGGGCACCGACTACCCCGACGAGAACGGCGAGCGGGTCCGCACCGGCGTCGCCCTCAATGAGCTGTCCGGAGCGAGGCGCCGGGACAAGTTCGCCGGGACGCCGTGGCACAAGTACGTCCCCGCCCGGGTCGAGGCGGTCATGGGACCGAGGCGCATCCAGTGA
- a CDS encoding SRPBCC family protein produces MQTISLSKVIPAPIDIVFDEYTDHERLSELPMAISSKVTTPGHTEKNGLGAVRRLNAGAIQLREEITAFERPHLMEYRITWSFPKARHDLGRVEFTEVPGGTRVDWRTVFTVELPLVGGLADPAFKVLFSGVFKTVLHQVEKRSVARAQRES; encoded by the coding sequence ATGCAGACCATCTCCCTCTCCAAGGTGATCCCCGCCCCGATCGACATCGTCTTCGACGAGTACACCGACCACGAGCGGCTCTCCGAACTGCCGATGGCGATCTCCTCCAAGGTCACCACGCCCGGCCACACCGAGAAGAACGGCCTGGGCGCGGTCCGCCGGCTCAACGCCGGTGCGATCCAGCTGCGGGAGGAGATCACGGCCTTCGAGCGGCCGCACCTGATGGAGTACCGGATCACCTGGTCGTTCCCGAAGGCTCGCCACGACCTCGGCCGGGTGGAGTTCACCGAGGTGCCCGGCGGCACGCGCGTGGACTGGAGGACCGTCTTCACCGTGGAGCTGCCCCTCGTCGGCGGTCTCGCAGACCCGGCCTTCAAGGTGCTGTTCAGCGGCGTCTTCAAGACCGTGCTGCACCAGGTCGAGAAGCGCTCCGTCGCCCGTGCACAGAGGGAGAGCTGA